One window of Parabacteroides sp. FAFU027 genomic DNA carries:
- a CDS encoding START-like domain-containing protein: MSKEKLHIEYELKNISLSVLWTYIGTPSGLSKWFCDDLNVDGKKFTFYWQRTPQIADLILNRFGSFIRFRWEEDADTKYYFEFKVTTSELTGETALEITDFSEPDEIEDTIELWNSQVETLKRRIGA; this comes from the coding sequence ATGTCTAAAGAGAAACTACATATCGAATACGAGCTGAAAAACATCTCCCTTTCAGTACTTTGGACTTACATCGGCACGCCGAGTGGCCTGAGCAAATGGTTTTGCGATGATCTAAATGTGGATGGAAAGAAATTCACCTTCTACTGGCAACGAACACCTCAGATTGCAGATCTGATTCTCAATCGTTTCGGCAGTTTTATTCGCTTTCGTTGGGAAGAAGACGCTGACACCAAATATTATTTCGAATTTAAGGTGACTACCTCCGAGCTGACAGGGGAAACAGCGCTGGAGATTACCGATTTCTCCGAACCCGATGAAATCGAAGACACCATCGAACTTTGGAATAGTCAGGTAGAAACCCTCAAACGCCGTATTGGTGCGTAG
- a CDS encoding DUF4492 domain-containing protein codes for MRNSLYKVYRFYLEGFRSMTLGKTLWMIILIKLFIMFAVLKVFFFPNFLNSRFEMKEQKADYVGKELIQRK; via the coding sequence ATGAGAAATTCGCTGTATAAAGTTTACAGATTCTATTTGGAGGGCTTCAGGAGCATGACTCTCGGGAAAACTTTATGGATGATTATCCTGATTAAACTATTTATCATGTTCGCCGTTTTAAAGGTATTCTTTTTCCCTAATTTCCTTAACTCCAGATTTGAAATGAAAGAGCAGAAAGCCGATTATGTCGGAAAGGAACTTATTCAAAGGAAGTAA
- a CDS encoding NUDIX hydrolase: protein MRRKLLHEWDEKKARLSAVMLLLYPDENDRIMTVLTLKQNGIGIHSGQISLPGGKFEPEDMTLDQTALRETEEEIGVHPYEITLIGQLSSLVIPRSGFIVYPFVGYCTARPQFKIQDSEVARLYEVDLFNLLHHSNKNSFLFTEEHGETFTIPSYLLDNRHLWGATAMIMSEVEHILRKEGLLTD, encoded by the coding sequence ATGAGGCGAAAATTACTTCATGAATGGGATGAAAAGAAAGCACGCCTTTCAGCGGTAATGCTTCTGTTGTATCCCGATGAAAATGACCGCATCATGACGGTTCTGACCCTGAAGCAAAATGGAATCGGTATCCATAGCGGACAAATCAGTCTGCCCGGAGGCAAGTTTGAACCTGAGGACATGACACTCGATCAGACTGCTCTCAGGGAAACAGAAGAGGAAATCGGGGTTCACCCTTATGAAATTACCCTGATTGGCCAACTCTCTTCCCTGGTCATTCCCCGAAGCGGCTTTATCGTGTATCCATTCGTTGGGTATTGTACTGCCCGCCCTCAGTTTAAAATCCAGGACAGTGAGGTCGCCCGGCTTTATGAAGTTGACCTCTTTAACCTTTTACACCACAGCAATAAGAATTCATTCCTTTTTACCGAAGAGCATGGTGAAACGTTCACCATCCCCTCCTATCTGCTGGATAACCGGCACCTGTGGGGCGCAACGGCCATGATTATGTCGGAGGTAGAACACATTCTGCGTAAAGAGGGTTTACTTACAGACTGA
- a CDS encoding cytochrome ubiquinol oxidase subunit I: METIDYSLVDWSRAQFALTAIYHWIFVPLTLGLGVIMSIMETIYYKTGNPEWKRITQFWMKLFGINFAIGVATGIILEFEFGTNWSNYSWFVGDIFGAPLAIEGIMAFFMESTFIAVMFFGWKKVSKGFHLASTWLTVIGATLSALWILVANAWMQAPVGMHFNPETVRNEMMDFWAVLFSPVAINKFLHTVTSSWMVGSAFVVGISAWYLLKKREIEFARKSILVAAVFGFFGTLLAAWTGDGSAYEVAQKQPMKLAAMEGLYKGNTHAGLVVFGVLNSDKKSYDDVVEPFKVRYAIPGALSVLSFRNTGAFVPGIQDIMNGGYKMKDSKGNTITALSAEERIVRGKVAIQALADFKAAKAVKNDSLAAVHRATLEANYDHFGYGFIKDKKELVPNVPLTFYAFRLMILIGGFFLLFFIVLWVAARKKMLQNKWLLWLSVLTIPLAYVATQCGWIVAEVGRQPWVIQDIMPTFAAVSHIETGSVKITFFLFAILFTVLLIAEVGIMLKQIKKGPEAAH, encoded by the coding sequence ATGGAGACGATTGATTACTCTCTGGTTGACTGGTCGCGCGCGCAATTTGCGCTGACGGCTATTTATCACTGGATTTTTGTGCCGCTAACACTGGGTTTGGGCGTCATAATGTCCATTATGGAAACTATTTATTACAAAACGGGGAATCCGGAGTGGAAGCGAATCACCCAATTCTGGATGAAGCTCTTTGGAATCAACTTTGCCATTGGTGTGGCTACGGGGATTATTCTGGAGTTTGAATTCGGAACCAACTGGTCAAACTACAGCTGGTTTGTGGGGGATATTTTCGGCGCTCCGCTTGCCATTGAAGGGATTATGGCCTTCTTTATGGAATCAACCTTTATAGCAGTGATGTTCTTTGGCTGGAAAAAGGTAAGCAAAGGATTTCACCTGGCTTCCACCTGGTTGACTGTGATTGGAGCGACCCTCTCAGCGCTTTGGATTCTGGTGGCCAATGCCTGGATGCAGGCACCTGTTGGGATGCACTTTAATCCGGAAACCGTTCGTAACGAGATGATGGATTTTTGGGCGGTATTGTTTTCTCCGGTAGCTATAAACAAATTCCTTCATACGGTGACTTCCAGCTGGATGGTCGGTTCTGCTTTTGTAGTAGGCATCAGTGCATGGTATTTATTGAAGAAAAGAGAAATTGAGTTTGCCCGGAAAAGTATCCTGGTTGCAGCAGTTTTCGGCTTCTTCGGAACATTACTGGCAGCCTGGACAGGAGATGGTTCTGCGTATGAAGTGGCACAGAAACAGCCGATGAAACTGGCTGCCATGGAAGGTCTTTATAAAGGTAACACGCATGCAGGGCTGGTTGTATTTGGAGTGCTTAATTCGGATAAGAAAAGCTATGACGATGTTGTTGAGCCGTTTAAGGTTCGTTATGCTATACCAGGTGCCCTATCTGTACTATCTTTCCGTAATACAGGTGCATTTGTTCCCGGTATCCAGGATATCATGAATGGTGGTTACAAAATGAAAGACAGCAAAGGAAATACCATTACTGCGCTTTCTGCTGAAGAGCGGATTGTACGTGGGAAAGTTGCTATCCAGGCTTTGGCTGACTTTAAGGCGGCGAAAGCTGTTAAGAATGATTCCCTTGCTGCCGTTCATCGTGCTACATTGGAGGCCAATTATGACCACTTCGGCTATGGCTTTATTAAGGATAAAAAAGAACTGGTTCCTAATGTTCCATTGACATTCTATGCTTTCCGTCTTATGATACTCATTGGCGGATTTTTCCTTTTATTCTTTATTGTTCTCTGGGTTGCCGCAAGGAAGAAGATGCTACAAAATAAATGGTTGTTGTGGTTGTCTGTTTTGACTATTCCGCTGGCGTATGTTGCTACTCAATGTGGCTGGATTGTTGCTGAAGTGGGTCGCCAGCCCTGGGTGATTCAGGATATTATGCCAACGTTTGCTGCAGTGTCCCACATTGAGACTGGTTCGGTGAAGATTACCTTCTTCCTGTTTGCAATTCTCTTTACCGTATTGCTGATTGCAGAAGTAGGCATTATGTTGAAACAGATCAAAAAAGGGCCAGAGGCAGCACATTGA